A stretch of the Vitis riparia cultivar Riparia Gloire de Montpellier isolate 1030 chromosome 13, EGFV_Vit.rip_1.0, whole genome shotgun sequence genome encodes the following:
- the LOC117929031 gene encoding (-)-alpha-terpineol synthase-like codes for MALLTLSSNPFFTFTRLQPASRFCRGKSPGVCISGPVQCTGGAKTSSQTAVIVRRTASYQPSIWDHDYIQSLTSDYVGETYTRQLEKLKGDVKIMLGQVGEPLHQLELIDTVQRLGIHYHFGEEIKRILHSIYNNYNRNDTWKNGDLYATALEFRLLRQHGYHVPQDVFHIFINKMGTVKPWLNEDIKGILCLYEASYLSVEGENILEEARDFTRNFLEEYLERTVDQNDLTAIINHAMELPLHWRMLRLEARWFIDVYERSQRMNPILLELAKLDYNMVQATYQEDLKHASMWWRSTRLPEKLSFARDRLVENFLWAVGFIFEPQFGYCRRMLTKLISLITTIDDVYDVYGTLDELELFTDAVDRWDTNAMEQLPQYMKICFLALYNFTNETAYDVLKEHDLNIISYLRKAWADLSKSYLVEAKWYHEGYMPSLQEYINNAMISISGPLTLVHAYFFITNPMTEEALGCLERFRDIIRWSSMIFRLSDDLGTSSDELKRGDVPKSIQCYMYETSASEDDARKYIGFLIDETWKKMNEERNLNSPFSQTFIGMAMDIPRMSQCIYLYRDGYGVQDRETKDHVKTLFIEPISLI; via the exons ATGGCTCTTCTGACGCTTTCTTCAAACCCTTTTTTCACTTTTACAAGACTGCAACCTGCAAGCCGCTTCTGCCGCGGAAAATCGCCGGGTGTTTGCATTTCTGGTCCAGTCCAATGCACGGGTGGGGCTAAAACTAGTAGCCAAACTGCTGTGATTGTGAGGCGAACCGCAAGCTACCAACCTTCAATTTGGGACCATGATTATATCCAGTCACTAACGAGTGATTATGTG GGAGAAACATATACAAGACAATTGGAGAAGCTTAAGGGAGATGTAAAGATAATGCTTGGCCAAGTCGGGGAACCTTTGCATCAACTGGAGCTCATCGATACCGTGCAAAGGCTTGGAATACATTATCACTTTGGGGAAGAAATAAAGAGAATATTGCATAGCATATACAACAACTACAATAGGAATGATACATGGAAAAATGGAGATTTATATGCCACAGCTCTTGAATTTAGACTCCTAAGACAGCATGGCTACCATGTTCCCCAAG atgttttccatattttcataaacaaGATGGGGACTGTTAAGCCATGGCTTAATGAAGATATCAAGGGAATTCTATGCTTGTATGAAGCTTCATACCTTTCCGTAGAAGGTGAAAATATCCTAGAAGAGGCTAGAGATTTCACAAGAAATTTTCTTGAAGAATACCTTGAGCGGACTGTAGATCAAAATGATCTTACTGCGATAATAAACCATGCCATGGAGCTTCCGCTGCACTGGAGAATGCTAAGGCTAGAGGCAAGATGGTTCATAGATGTATATGAGAGAAGCCAGCGCATGAATCCCATTTTACTTGAGCTTGCTAAACTGGATTACAATATGGTGCAAGCAACATACCAGGAGGATCTAAAACATGCATCAAT GTGGTGGAGGAGCACACGCCTCCCAGAAAAATTGAGCTTTGCTAGGGACAGATTGGTGGAGAATTTCCTTTGGGCTGTGGGATTTATATTTGAACCTCAGTTTGGATATTGCAGGAGAATGTTGACAAAACTCATTTCGCTGATAACAACAATTGATGATGTTTATGATGTTTATGGGACATTGGATGAACTTGAGCTCTTTACAGATGCTGTTGACAG ATGGGATACCAATGCAATGGAGCAACTTCCACAATACATGAAGATCTGTTTCCTTGCTCTCTACAACTTCACTAATGAAACCGCTTATGATGTTCTTAAAGAACACGATCTCAACATCATTTCATATCTCAGAAAAGCG TGGGCAGATTTAAGTAAATCCTACTTAGTTGAGGCGAAATGGTACCACGAAGGTTATATGCCATCTCTACAGGAGTACATCAACAATGCCATGATTTCTATATCAGGTCCACTAACACTAGTTCATGCCTATTTTTTCATCACAAATCCAATGACGGAGGAGGCCTTGGGATGCTTAGAGAGATTCCGCGATATAATCCGTTGGTCATCAATGATTTTCCGTCTTTCAGATGATCTTGGGACATCATCT gaTGAGTTAAAAAGAGGAGATGTTCCTAAATCCATACAATGTTACATGTATGAAACTAGTGCTTCTGAAGACGATGCCCGCAAATATATAGGCTTCTTGATTGATGAAACATGGAAGAAGATGAATGAAGAGCGAAATCTGAATTCTCCCTTCTCCCAAACTTTTATTGGAATGGCAATGGACATTCCTAGGATGTCTCAATGCATATATCTGTATCGGGACGGGTATGGTGTTCAAGACCGTGAGACTAAGGATCACGTAAAGACATTATTCATTGAGCCTATTTCCCTTATATAG